The genomic segment AACAAAGTAGCTGGCATGGCGGTTGAAATCGTTCAGGCATTACAAAACAGGTTAGGAAATAAAGACCCTATTCAGCTTGTCCCTTGGGTGAGGGGCTATAAAGCCCTGCTTGAAGGGCCGAATGTGATGCTGTTTAGCCTAGGACGCTCAAGCGAGCGCGAGCAGCTGATGGTGATGCTTGGCCCCATCGCCATCAGCAGCACCTGTGTGTACACCCGCAAAGGCAATACAGAACGCCTGCTGGCGCTGGGTGACTCTATCTACAACCAGGCCATTGGCACCTACCGTGGCAGTATCTTTGTCGATACAGCCGCAAAAAAAGGCTTTACCCGGATCGATCTGGCCGCCACGCCGCAAATGACAGCCGCCAAGCTGATGGGTAAACGCTTTGATCTCTGGATTGATGGCAGCGTAGCGGTTTCTTCTATTTTGAAAGAAATTGGCCACTCAGCCGATGAAGTCGAAAAAGTCATGACACTGGATAGCTTAGAGCTCTATTTGGCGTTTTCTACCCAAACGCCTGCCCGCACGATCAAAGAATGGGAAGAAGCACTGAGCTGGCTTAAAAAAGAAGGTCACTTTCAGAAAATACACCGAAAATGGCTTCCCAATGAAGTGCCACCGCCGGAGGTTAATGTATTAAGACCTCAGCAAGACCGACCAACCTCTTCCCCCTAAAACCCGCCCTCAGCAGCTCTGCCCCCACTGATAAAACCTTCAGAAAAGACCCCAACCCCATGGCGCTATCATCGGCGACTTAATACATAAACGATCAAAGCAATTCGGATACAGACTAAGCAGCTAAGGAGCCAATCCACCATGTAAATACAGATGGATTAAGAAGGCTAAGCCCAAACGACAAGCGCTTAACATGCTATACCGTAATTGAAAACTTTAACTTTCGGCACTTGCCCATGCTGCGGCCCGCACATTCCGCCTCTCTGACTGCTTATATACTCAAGCAAGCCATCACCCTGCTTGCTTTTTGCTTTATAAGCCCCCCAAGCCATTCGCTCACAATTTATACCGAGAGTTGGCCCCCCATTAGTTATATGGCAGACAATAAATTAACGGGAATGGGCGTTGAAATCGTA from the Iodobacter fluviatilis genome contains:
- a CDS encoding substrate-binding periplasmic protein, with the translated sequence MKRPAFYPFPAIHLLRQAIALLAFCCASTLTHALTIYTENWPPVNYMAGNKVAGMAVEIVQALQNRLGNKDPIQLVPWVRGYKALLEGPNVMLFSLGRSSEREQLMVMLGPIAISSTCVYTRKGNTERLLALGDSIYNQAIGTYRGSIFVDTAAKKGFTRIDLAATPQMTAAKLMGKRFDLWIDGSVAVSSILKEIGHSADEVEKVMTLDSLELYLAFSTQTPARTIKEWEEALSWLKKEGHFQKIHRKWLPNEVPPPEVNVLRPQQDRPTSSP